The Camelina sativa cultivar DH55 chromosome 16, Cs, whole genome shotgun sequence sequence taattcttgattttgttgtttataaCGACCGAGGTTTTATTATATTAGCTTCTGAATCTGGTTTTTGGTTGATTCGAATTATTATTAAGTGTGGCTTCTTTACTCTAAAAgagacttgtttttttttttttcacatacaGCCAAAATCAAGGAGCGTGAAGCTGAAGCAGATTCTGTTTCAGACAAGTCCGTGGAACATGGAGCCAAAAAACCAGTTTCAGTTAACTCCACTAGTTCCCCTGAGAAAGCCATTGTGGATTCTAGTGATGAAACTTCATCTGATGACTCTGATGTTGTTCCATCATCACTTTCTGCTGCTTCTTTGAGACACCAGCAAAATGTTCCAGTACTTGCTGTTGAGACTGATCCTTGTTTTTCAAAAGGAGAAGGTGACAGATCTATACTAGTGGATAAAGATGATCCCAAATCTCAATCTGGGAGACAAGACTCGGGTTTGGATCAGTTTAGGAAAAGAACAACCAAGAGATGTGATTCTGATAGTGTCGTCATCAACAGGTTATCCACCACTTCGAAGTACCCTTGTGATGAAGgcccttcttcttcatcagccaACAACTACTTTCCAGATTCAGTCCGTGAGTTCCAGAAACATTTGAAAGATCAGAGCAATGAAGCAATCGAGCAAGACCGAGCTGGTCTTCTGAGACAGTTGGAAAAGCTCAAAGAACAGCTTGTTCAGTCTTGCAATGTGCCTGGTGAGAAACCTAAAGAGTCTTTGTCTTCCACAGGGTTGTTGAACAAGGGGCCTCCTATGAGGTTTCACAGTTTGGGTAATCACGCTGTTGGAGGTCCTTCTTATTACCATCAACACACCGAACCGCAATTctcttacaacaacaacaacagtagtGAAGTCCCTCATAGTCTGATGCATCCCTCTTTTGGAGATCCTCACAGGTTCCAGATGCATGGAAGAGGTCCTCATCCGCTGCAACCATCTCATCCCTACTACTCGGGACAATATGTTGGTAATAATAACAACAGTCATGATCTTTTTGACGCATACCCGCAGCAAAACAACGGGCCTTTTCATAACTCATCTTGCTCTTGTTACCACTGTTATGAGAATAAATACTGGCGAGGTTCAGCACCAGTGATCCCTGATGCACCTTATAACGCCGGTTTTTATCCTCATGAGAGCGTTATGGGTTTTGCTCCACCGTATAATCCTAGAACTTACGCTTCTCGTGGTCTACAGCCTCATGGCAGATGGCCTAGTAACTTCACTGATACTCAAATGGACTCTCTTTCACGGATACGTCCACCTAGAGTTGTGTTACCAGGCGGCTCTCGTCATATCCGTCCTTTGGCTGGTGGTGCTCCATTTATAACTTGTCAGAACTGCTTCGAGCTTCTACAATTGCCAAAGAAACCAGAGGCTGGTGGTACAAAGAAACAGCAGAAAGTGAGATGCGGAGCTTGCTCATGTTTGATAGATTTATCTGTTGTTAATAACAAATTCGTTCTGTCAACAAACACAGCTTCAACGAGACAAGGAGAAGCTCGTGTAGCTGCTGATTACACTTCCGATGACTATGATCTTCTCGGTTATGTGTTTCATTCGTTGGATGATGAACCAAGAGATCTTCCTGGATTGATTTCAGACAAGTCGTCTACAGATATGCAACACGTTCATTCTCATTCCGCTAGTCTTTCCGAGGGGGAGCTAAGCTCAGACAGTCTAACAGCTAAGCCACTAGCTCAAGCTCAAGATTCTCCTCTTCACGATAACTACGTTGATTACTCATCGATCAATCACGACCGGTCTGGAGCAGGCAGCCGTAGCTCTCGTTCAGAACACGACAGGGTCACACAGAGCAAGACGACGGCTATGAGACAAAACTCCATGAAAGAGGTTTCACTTGCAAGTGAGATGGAAGTTAACTTCAACGATTACTCTCAGAATCATAACAACAGTGGAGTATCTAAAGATCAGCAGCAAAGAGCCAAGAAGAGCGGATTCGCGAGCATTGTGAAGAAAAGCTTCAAGGATCTGACAAAATCTATACAGAATGATGAAGGGAACAAAAGCAATGTTTCTATAAATGGACATCTTTTAACAGAACGTCTGCTGAGAAAAGCAGAGAAGCAAGCCGGAGCCATTCAGCCAGGAAACTACTGGTAAAATATTGTTGAGTTTTTTTAGATGccatgatcatcttcttcatgactctttttttttgttaatgagcTTTGGGGACATTTCTAGGTATGATTACAGAGCTGGATTCTGGGGAGTAATGGGAGGTCCAGGTCTTGGAATATTACCGGTAAATAATTGCATGCATTTTTTGATATTGCTTCATGTCACAGTTAAGAAGTTATGAAAAGtaaaaatcatttgttttgttttgttttgtttgcagcCATTCATAGAAGAGCTGAATTACACAATGCCAGAGAACTGCTCAGGTGGAACAACGGGAGTGTTTGTGAACGGAAGAGAGCTTCACCGTAAAGATTTGGACTTGCTTGCGGGTAGAGGACTTCCTCCAGAGAGAGATAGATCCTACATTGTTGACATTACGGGTAGAGTCATAGATGAAGACACCGGTGAAGAGCTCGATTGCCTCGGGAAACTTGCCCCAACGTAAGACATCTTTTTATTACAATACTATTTCTTTGTTGTTGCTTTGACTCTTTCTTCCCAAGAAAATTTACACGTGATCTggttggtttgttgttgttgatggtccTCCAGAATTGAGAAATTGAAGCGTGGGTTTGGGATGAGACTTCCAAAAAGAGCTAcgtgaaggaagaagataaagacgAGAGATGTATTTAACTGAATGAATATCTTTGTTTATTCATACTGTACTCCGAAAATTTTAGAGAGCTtatgtatgtatttatttagaaaaattggtatattttcttccaagggtttttaatttttaattttaattatggaCTAATCCAATCAAAATTTGCTATTACGGACTCAGTTGCCCGGATTATACCCAACTAATACTAGTACTTATTAGTCGGTCTCATCTCACAGTCTGGCAGGACTAAAATATAACACTAAGTTTGGAAAGTTTATTCGATGACTATATATTTACAACGTTGATTTCATTTTATAGTTGTGGTGGGTTAGTGATaataagatttataaaaaaatgaaggaaaTAGCTAACTCCTATTGACCAAGCCATGCACAAAACTGTTTAATGAAACAAAGTGGAGGTGATTTTATAAGTTGCTCATGCCActcatatacacacatatatatggaACCATATGCAATATTTAAAAGCTGTAGTAACCCTTCCGCGAGCGAGGGTTCCCAATATATATGCAACACACCACTCAAAAAGAAGTCATACTCGTTTAgacgacagaaaaaaaaaaagaagaagccattttCGTCTCTGTAAAATTTTGTTCCCagccttctctctctccctctccgaACTCCAACATGTAagaagtaagatttttttttttgttaaaaatgtcAACCTTccatgatctctctctctttcttcccaatttcttcttcttctcaagatcTTCCCTTGTCGTGTTTTCGTTCTCTCTATGTCTCTTCCCTTTTCTCTAGATCTCTTCCCTTTTCTCTCTATATAGATTGAACAGTATGAAATGATAAAAGGAGAAAGGATTCCAGAGTTTTCAGTAAAATATTCGAATTTTcagtaaaatatttaatatatcgaaatatatatttattttcaaaaaaattcttgaatgaaaaaaattaaagaattattaGTGAATTGTATCTATATtgaaaactaatattatctgaaattttactaaacataaatccaaaaaaaataattctaattaattttattttatttttatataataaatttttaaaatcaaattactaaataacaccagatatattaattattacttaagggcatattttatttattttatctgaattttaatttttttagttattgattaatattatatataataaattaaattatcattttcaaaaacaatatagCAAAATTTTGATATCTAGTTGACACAatgtttttagaaataattttgtcaaatgaattaatttagttatattatatatattttaattttataattaatttttaattaaggaCAAAATAGTTATTTTGTGCAATATATAAGATacatttcaaatatttaaaaaatttagtatatatttcaaatttcctacTAAAATTAAggtatgtattcaaattttttcagTCAGTTATGACTAAATAGCTTTACGATCCTATGGTTTgaggaagaagcaaagaaatCTACTATTACAAAACCAGAGCTACTTAGATTACATCAAAGACCAATCATAACTTAAATCGAGAATATTTttcaaagaagagaaacacGAATCATCGGTCGGTGAATTTGCAACAGAAGCAGATATCAACTCGTTGGTGATTCCAGATTCTGATGTTGTTGTAGGAGAAAAATTCTCCATCAGATTTTTCCAGCCAGTAGTATTCTCAGTCTCGggatttgaaaatgaaaacgtcctgaaaatcttcttcttgttttccaAGTCATCGAGACTTAACATCAATTCTTCAGATTTCATATGTTTGATTATATCTTCGGATTGCTCTCTAACATGATGTAGCTTAGGTACTATgtttcgttcttcttctttaaacaaagaaacagagtgtTTGGTGGTTGATAGTAGGAAATTGCCGTTACATGTGTGACTCTCTAAGTACTTGACTTCGTAACACGAAGAGTCTGCATCTGATTTTTGTACTTGCTTCACCGCTAAACACCCTCGTGTGAATCGATGTGTACATCTATAATATCCTCtgtattataaacaaaacaaagtaaattaattttcaaaatttggcaATGTccacacaaaatcaaacattattaaaaaaaatatattgtaatgcTTAGAAAGATATGATTGTAATGATATAATGAAATACCTAGGGTTCTTGGATCCGTGAATATCTTTCTGACCATATTTTCTCCAGCAAAAACCATCATCAAGTTGAGAAGTTCCTTCTTGTTCTCTTCCAACACAAACCTTAACTTTCTCGGACGTCTTCTTCTCCGAGGTTCTTCTGCAGATCAAGAATTAATAAACAAGAATAGACAATCAGACGacaaatgtcctaaaacacaaattataatCTCTCATTAGTTACTtttacctcttcttcttgttactcGGATCCATTCTCTTGGTCTCGGGGCTTCTCTTACGAGTTTTCTGATCAAGACTCATCATAACTATTGAGTTTTCGTAAGAACGGAGGATTCCAGAGATCAAACGCATGTTTGATTCTTTAGAAGAAGGGTTTTTCAAATTGTTCATCAACCGATTCACTAACTCTCTCCCTTGCTTCAGCTCTTTAATCACACGTTTTTCTTCCATCAACGTCTCTTCCTTCATTTTCATATTAGAGAAGCTTTGGTGAATTTGATGAGATATGAgctttgtcatatatatataatataatgtgtGTCTCtgattttattgtgtttgtttatttattttttaatcgtAAAAGCTTAGGCAAGAAGGtgtgtggaaaagaaaaagaagttggaAAGAAATTTACAAAAGGGCCAAGACAAATGCcaatctaaaatataaaatttgcgATTGCCTAAAACTATATGAAAGATTAAAGTCTTATAGATTGGGTTTCTTGTTCACACGATGAACTGATAGTGACGTGTTCATGTCATTGGCGATAGATAAAGTGATATGTAATTATcgttgtgatgatgatgttttgaCCCATAGTGTCATGTGATCTAGAATCCTTTTactaaataacatttttttatgttatacCATAAATGTTCGATGAGGGATAATGATATCATCTAATCTTGTATTAATCTACGAGATATACTACCTTacttaattattcttatttaaATTGTTGGTAGTGACCGAGTGCTTAGGTGCTGCTAATCAGTGCGGGTGGAGCTTAGTTATGGTAGAAATNttttttttttttttttttttttttttttgcaaacatttGTAGCATagtttaaatgataaaaaaataaaaaaataaataagtacaATGTCTAAGAAATGACATCGACGTGCACATGACTTTTACTTGTCAATGATAAATAATAGATAATCATGCTTTAATGCATAAAAGCTATTTCACTCTCTTATATCGTTCGATACTCAATACGCGTTTCACTAAAGAGATCCATGGGAAACTTTTAACCGCTATATATATCATAAGCTGTTTAGAAAATTAGTATCAAGTATCAAGTATAACTGGATCATAAGATTAGATCATAATGTATAGAAGTATCAAGTATAACTGGATCATAAGATTAGATCATAAACTATAGAAGTATCAAGTATATATGGATTAGTTTTCGTTGATACGAGAGCTTGTAGATTCAATTATTTAACGCTCTACAATATGTGATGGGGACTATTTTAGCAACGATTACGCTTTCAAAACTAAAAGAACATTTATCATCTTGTGACTTGTGTACACAGAATTTTCAGACTAATCCATGTGTCGTATACAATTATATATGTGTCGTTCAATTAAAAAGCTTTATCCCTAACTCATACCCTCGAACAAAGATAAAGCCTTTGTGATAAAGTATATAACACGgcagtgatatatatatatatatatatatataccagaaTATGTATAATGATgtagttttctctttttcattttaaagatatgatttatggaaaaataagGAAGTTTCGGCGAAGACctagttatttaaaatttggttCGCGTAGAAAATGACATGATGAACTTGCTTCTTTCTCGTTtgtagttaaaaaataaaaaggaaggaGCCGCGTAGGTCATATTGCAATTGTCTCGTTCTCTTTATCGATTTTGTTATGCTTCTTATTGGCCTATTCCCAATCCCATGTATTGCCAATATGGCAATATCGTATTATTAACATAAATTTCTAACAATCCAACGTTTGTTATACTCCAatgaatattaaatatttgattatgaTAGATTGTTATAAAATCCTTTCATTTccaaaaagataacaaaaaagatTGTCCATACAAGATCTATCCTAGTAatccctctgtctcacaaagatgctgtctcacaaagattgatgttttgagatattttttgtcttacaaagattgatgttttgtaaatttcaagaagtaatcattgaaaatatttaattttttgaattgttattggtttatattttctctctctaccaaaaagtaattataaattaatttacaaataaaaactaaaacttttcttaatatgtgtgaaaatgtcaaaacatcaattttttgtgagacagagggagtaataGCGTAGCGTTGAGCCGAAAGAGTACGTAGATAATAAATCCATCATAATGTGGACTAATTCTTACAGCTATAATAAGATTGTAGAACCTAAATCGTAACTCGTAAGAATCATCAATCCGATTCCTAACCAGTTCCGATGTAGACTCTAgtaaaaaatttacattaacTTTCATAATCGTAATTTGTGTATACTTATAGAGTTATAGTATATCGTCATGAAACATGAATCATTGATATTAAAAGGTTCTAACATCTAAAGCGGGGTCACGCACGGTAAATGAAGTAACCCAATGATTCATGGAAGTGGGGAAACATCATCGTATGTTCATTATTAGTTTCGTCCTTTCCTAATAAAGTCGGATCAGACTTTTCAGTGTCATTTAATtttgtgacagatttttttcgTCGGTATGGAATCTTTTTACTCTTCGAAAAATAACAGGTGATGAAAACTGAAAACGGTTGACATAATTTAAGacagatatttttattttattttataaccactacaagaaaacatacatAGCAGTCTCCGACTGTGAAATCAGTCGGGAAACAGTCAGAAAGAGGCATTTCCGGCCATTAGCCGACCACAGTAAATCAGTTGGAAATCGCTGGTCGGAAATTTATTTAGTTAGAAATCGGTCGGAAATATCTGACCGAAAACTTGGTTGGAATTTTGTCGGATAAAATCGGTCGGATTTCGGTTAGAAAAATACTGACTAATTACCGACAGCGTAAATCGGTCGATACTATATTACCGACTGTTAACCAACCGTTTTAATTTCCAACTGATATTCCGACCAATTATTTTCCAACCAAAATATTGTCAAATTAATGTAaaatacagaaaataaaaattaattaaaaataaaaaatgctaaattaattaaaaatcagaaaatatcaaaaatatataaatataagttaTTGTCAATAAAACCACATTAATAGATTCTTACATTAACCGTAACTAATACAACCaattacaaccaaaaaaaccacCCAAGTTAAAACACCTAGTTTtgagtttcatcatcatcttcttcttcttcgtcaaaaGCCCAGTGCTAGAATTGTACCGCGTATTATACATCCAttctctttgattttgatttcgtgAAGCCATATTGTAaatgtttggattttgtttctaCAACAAAGGACACAATATATGTTGTgaatttatatacaaatttcaGATCGTAACCGATCCATTTCCGACCGATTTCCGACCGATCTATTGCAACGGATATATTGCAACGGTTACATGATTTCGACCGTTTACCGACCGATTTTAATGTGACAACGGTAACTAACGGATCTATTGCAACGGTTACATGATTTCGACCGTTTACCGACCGATTCGCAAACGGTAATGTGTCGGTCGGAAATTAGTCGGAAATGTATAACCGTTTACCAACCGTTAAATCAGTCACTTATAACCGACTATTTATCGACCGAGTTTAAAATCAGTCGGAAACTTGGTTGGAAAACAATCGGTTTTTACCAACGGATTTATTGGTCGGTAATTTAGTCGGTAATTTTCGACCGATATCCAACCATATGTATCTGTCGCTAATTTCCAACCGAATACCAACTGTTCTTAAATCGCGTTGCTTAACGGTTGGAAAATGGTCGTATAATAAGCCGACCAATATATCAGTCGGAAATTCGGTCAGAATTGgtgatgttttcttgtagtgaacgTCGTACTTTACTTTATTAACATGAAAGAGATAGTATCATATACAATTACAACAAAGAAAATTATCAATAACCCAGCGTTTAGTTTCACTTGTTCGGAGTAAGACAATTAATTACATTAACCTAAAAGAAGATAAGACACAGAGCTGAAAGACAGGATGACATGAATTTTATTGATGCAAAATGCAAACAGTACTGTATAAATTTGCTAATTATTGGGCCTGAAAAAGCAAGTTTTTAAATctcgatctttttttttctttttcttttgaagtcTCTGTTTCCTTAAAATGAATTCAACTGCAgatttatttttggtaatttgtatttgtgtttaaaaataaaataaaaaaggaagtaGAGAACTAGAACTTCAAAATCGAAAGCTTAAAATTTCGCTATTACCAGTAAATGTCTTTTACCacacaaaccctaaaattcCAACATATCagaagacagaaaaaaaaaatcaaacgaatTAGTGGTTTTGAAACCTAAAAGTTGTGGTTTTGAAATAAAACTTCGTTTTGTGAAATATTCTTCataatcatttatataatacGTACGTCTGAGTTCTTCTGAAACATAAATTGCGTCATAATAAACAATTTTCAACtacaattttaattatactTCAGGAAAAAACACGATCGGTTAAACAAGAAATacgaatgtttttgtttttgtcttcctTGGAAGATATAGAAACACAACAAACTTCACTGATCGTTATTAACTAAACAACAAGCTGTCTTCATCAATTTGCAAAAAAGAAGCCGTGTTTCATAAGCCAGTACCTCTCTATCACCTCCGGCGTACGCCCCGGGATCCTGCCGGCTATCAACGACCACCTACTCGCCACGTGCTATATTATTAGTTATTCACGAAACTAGCCCTTTTAAATTCATGCGTACAATATATTACGTACAAAACTCTGgatgaaaacaaatgaaacagtgAAGAGATGAGTACATGCACAGAGAATTTAACCTGTCACCAACAAGTTTATACATCCGAAAaatgagatcttcttcttcttttgacatAGTCACAGCTTTCCACTCGATGCTAGTCACCTCTGCCAACACACAAACGATAAA is a genomic window containing:
- the LOC104749223 gene encoding protein ENHANCED DISEASE RESISTANCE 4-like, whose product is MTESTKVRLVRCPKCENLLSEPKDSPFFQCGGCFTVLRAKIKEREAEADSVSDKSVEHGAKKPVSVNSTSSPEKAIVDSSDETSSDDSDVVPSSLSAASLRHQQNVPVLAVETDPCFSKGEGDRSILVDKDDPKSQSGRQDSGLDQFRKRTTKRCDSDSVVINRLSTTSKYPCDEGPSSSSANNYFPDSVREFQKHLKDQSNEAIEQDRAGLLRQLEKLKEQLVQSCNVPGEKPKESLSSTGLLNKGPPMRFHSLGNHAVGGPSYYHQHTEPQFSYNNNNSSEVPHSLMHPSFGDPHRFQMHGRGPHPLQPSHPYYSGQYVGNNNNSHDLFDAYPQQNNGPFHNSSCSCYHCYENKYWRGSAPVIPDAPYNAGFYPHESVMGFAPPYNPRTYASRGLQPHGRWPSNFTDTQMDSLSRIRPPRVVLPGGSRHIRPLAGGAPFITCQNCFELLQLPKKPEAGGTKKQQKVRCGACSCLIDLSVVNNKFVLSTNTASTRQGEARVAADYTSDDYDLLGYVFHSLDDEPRDLPGLISDKSSTDMQHVHSHSASLSEGELSSDSLTAKPLAQAQDSPLHDNYVDYSSINHDRSGAGSRSSRSEHDRVTQSKTTAMRQNSMKEVSLASEMEVNFNDYSQNHNNSGVSKDQQQRAKKSGFASIVKKSFKDLTKSIQNDEGNKSNVSINGHLLTERLLRKAEKQAGAIQPGNYWYDYRAGFWGVMGGPGLGILPPFIEELNYTMPENCSGGTTGVFVNGRELHRKDLDLLAGRGLPPERDRSYIVDITGRVIDEDTGEELDCLGKLAPTIEKLKRGFGMRLPKRAT
- the LOC104749222 gene encoding probable WRKY transcription factor 46, coding for MTKLISHQIHQSFSNMKMKEETLMEEKRVIKELKQGRELVNRLMNNLKNPSSKESNMRLISGILRSYENSIVMMSLDQKTRKRSPETKRMDPSNKKKRRTSEKKTSEKVKVCVGREQEGTSQLDDGFCWRKYGQKDIHGSKNPRGYYRCTHRFTRGCLAVKQVQKSDADSSCYEVKYLESHTCNGNFLLSTTKHSVSLFKEEERNIVPKLHHVREQSEDIIKHMKSEELMLSLDDLENKKKIFRTFSFSNPETENTTGWKNLMENFSPTTTSESGITNELISASVANSPTDDSCFSSLKNILDLSYDWSLM